In the genome of Paramormyrops kingsleyae isolate MSU_618 chromosome 5, PKINGS_0.4, whole genome shotgun sequence, the window gtaaaaaaaaaaaatgagcctGCAAAACAAATAAAGCATGTATGTATAATTCTGTTTTTAGGCTAGCAGAAGGAGAACAGGTCTTAACTGGAGGTGTCCTGAACAAACAAAAGAGCCAGGATGATATTGTTGCAGAATTTGGAGATCTGGCATGCTACACACTGGCTCTGATGGGGCAGATATACTGGTAGGAGATCTACTGAATTCAGCTGTAGGATGAACATACTCCCCTTCTTAATTGCAGACAATCCTTGCTTATGTCTTCTGTGCAATTACTGTTTAATACGATGGGATAACTTTTAAGTCATTGTGGAACATTGCTGCATTTTGATCGATGACAAGCTATCCAAGTGGGATTAAGTTTTAGTTTGCATTAATTCATGATATGTGATCTTCTTTAAAGAAATTGTTGTTCTAATTGCCTCACGTCAGTTTCTCTTGTGCCTTATATTACTTGCTCTCCTGCTATTGTGACTTGACGGCTTATCAAGGTAGTTTTATTGGAAGCTGTGGACAAGGGAATATGTGTGGTAAACTATACCCACCTGCATTTCTTTTTCGCAGCAAAACAGATCGTTTAGCCAAAGGTTCCGAATGTTACCAAAAGAGCCTGAGTTTGAATCCTTTTCTTTGGTCCCCCTTTGAGTCCCTGTGTCAGATTGGTGAGTAATGGACTTTGGTTGTTCAATATCATCCGTACTTTACTAAGCAGTAAATGCAGGGCTGAAACTAAAAGCTCAAAATGTTGAAATGATTGCCTCTGTCTCAGGAACATTTGAAGGAAATTTCCATGTGCAAGAATAAACAAATGTGTAAAGAAATGCCTTATTGCTTATCTTTTTAAAGCTGTTTTTCTTATGCAGGTGAAAAGCCCGACCCTGATCAATTGTTCAAACTGACCTCCCTGCAAAAtttcagcagcagcatcagcCAACCCCCAGTCGGGTTGGTCCATACTCCCAGCCACAATGTTTGCCACAGACAAGTGGAAACTGTACTGATGGAGACCCCACAAGACACTTTAGTAGGTGCCATTACTCTTCCCTTATGACTGTCagcaaaagttttttttttacttttttaaggATTACTCCTTTTCAACAAAAACTTGAATCCTATGTAATGACAAATGTTGGATTTATATTTGTCATCTTAGAATAAGAGGccagttacatttataataaaacaaTGTAAGAATTTAGAGCTTTGAGCAATGCCTTGTTGAACCTTTATAAACATTGTTCTGTAatattttgcttttcttttaaaGGAGCTGAATAGACTCAACCTAGAATCTTCAAATTCAAAGTATTCATCACTTAATATGGACTCCTCTGTGTCCTATATCGATGCCTCTGTAATATCCCCTGACTCTGTGCCGCTTGGGACCGGTAGCTCCCTGCTGTCCAAGCAGGTGCAGAACAAACCAAAGAGTGGGCGCAGTTTGCTAGGCGGACCAGCTGCTCTCAGTCCACTTACTCCCAGGTAGGGATTTTATCCCATCAAGTGTCCTCGAATTTTGTAAACCAAATTCATGCTTTGTCTTTAATTATGACAGCTTGGGCCAGAATTATGTCTCTGAAAAATGTAATCATTCCAAACTGATTAGCAGCTATTTGGGATGCTGAAATAGGGCCATCTAATGCAGCACAGCTGGTAGCCTTAGTAAAACTGGGTAACACAAAATGTTTGCTTCCACACTGACCATATATCAAAGTTGCTGTTTTTACCCTGGTTTTCCTAGGGCTATAATAAAGCTAGATTTGACtgcttaattatttttttgtgaagactgaattttttaaatattattgtgGGTTTTTAAAAGTGAGTACTGTTCTTGGTGTTGATTTACGTaagaattttgtttttaaaaaatgtaggCCTAGTGATGTTTTTGGAACCTTTCAGAGCATTGCCCTCATTATTTTGGTGTTAAATATTTACACAAAGCATTTTTTAGTTTGCTGTTGTGGAATTGCGTGCGCACACCTGATGTAGTCTGGCTCTCAGCATTTCGAGGACTGCACAATTAATCATTTTCAAAGTTCAATCTTGATTCAAATCCCTGTCTCATTTTTACATGACAATGTTTCTGCAGTGTTCACATTAGCAGGGAGATTTGTTGCATAAAACCAAGCGcttagtttttttccccataaacTGCACCAACAAATGACAGTACTGCCTTATACAACGTGACAAACTGTACACAAGAAGTGGTGgcagatttaaaaatgcatctaATGTTTAGGACAAAGTGAAaggaaaacaacaaaatgaTTCCAACTCAAAGACCTTTCCGGTGACTGAGGAAGAGGAAAGGAATTTTGCCAACCCTAGTTTGAGCAATAACGTACTCATACTGAAAATAGGGTCACATTGgcatctttctttctttctatgATTAACACAACGAATTTGTTGTAAAACATTTGTTTTGGAAATATTACAATTAGGAGTGggtgatttgtttttttcttttcttttttttttctcttagcTTTCCCTTTTCAGATCTCTTTTGCTTTTGATAGTAaaactgatgggggggggggggaaacaagtTAATGCATATTCCAGTCAAGGAGCTCTAACTAAATCATTGAACACTGGCAAGGTTGTTGTATAGAAAGTTGCAAGACCGTCTTTAGTTTTTCCTTCTCAAATAGAAGGTAAGGAAGGCTCCGTATTCATTTTGTGAATATGGATTTATGCAGGGCCAACCATTTAGAAAAATTCCTCAGCAAAGGGTTGTTTTTGACTGGGATGTACCAGACCATCTGTGGCAAGAAATATAGTTAAGCTATCTAGTTTGCATTATTTGTGGTAATGCACAAATAGGTTTGGGCTAATGCAAGATTAAAAATGGCTTGAGTATTCAGTGTAGGTTTTGTGTATTCTTGGGTAGAACAAGAATAGTGTGTATATACTGTGTTAAAAATTTTTAAAGCGTGTTAATCTATTACATTTAGACGTGTGatatttttttgtcaaaatTTGTGTTATTGGACGTGGTGCAATATAGTAAGTAAGTGAACTtcattgtcattcacaccatgcaacagtacaacaacgggTGCATAGCTATTCCCAGTATTCCCACTTCTATATTTCCCATATTGTTCACAGATAAGACTGACAGCAGTTTATCATTAGTTTACTCATTAGTTCCTCTAATGTAACTGTTTCCCAGTCTGAATAGTGTTCATGTATTTCCTGTGCCGTTTGGCGTTGTCTGGATAATTTTATAAGCAAATGTTATTCTTAGCTGCTCCTTTTGATTGTTAGCTACAATTAACATGGTTTTCAAGACGACCTGAGATCAACTCCTCCCACCGGCCACAACAACTGTGGAAGGCAACTGGGTAAAACAAAGTGATGGCTGGATATTTGCTGAACACTGCAAAAAGTGTTGGCTAGAGCGTTAAAATGGCTTAGCCATAGACCTGCTGGCTAGGTAGTGTTCCTGGCTTAATGCATTTCCAATTTTACCAGTCTAAAGAGCTTTGTGTTTAAccttaaatatatgtattcctgTCATGTTGGGCAACTTCTCATACCTTCACAGCCACATACAGGTGTTCTGTCGCTGTTTTAGTGTGCTTGCTTTTGTCCTGTTTGCcagtaaaaagccccccccccccccgcccgcccccccgcccTTCAAAATGACTGAAGCGTTAATGCCTGTGCagcatatataaaatgtaacgcTAAAAACTGTGTTAGATGACTAGTTTTCAGGCAGTTTGCTCAGACATAATCTGCAATTCATTCTCAAACTCTTCCCACAACAAATCATTTCATTAAAGATTTATGCATGCATTCATGCAAAAAGAAACATGCAAAACTAATCAAACCCATCCTGGGTATGTCATTGTAGTTTTGGAATTCTACCACTGGAGCCCAGTCCAGGAGACCCTTCATACTTGCAGAACTTCACCAACACTGGTTCTGTCATGGAGCCGCCCCCGTCTGGAGCCCCACAAAAGAAGGTAGATGCACCACTTCTTACATGTCATTCAGTGACCActgcagcagaggtgggcttggagtttcttttttttgtcgtcccccccccccccgtggttgcagttgaattttttttttttattacataattttttatttttaccaacTTTAATTTCAGAGCAGCAGGGTACCCTTTTGGGTCTTCAGTTGTAATTTATTAGCAAAACGTCTGTTAGCTGCTACACTactttaaattaataatatGACAGGAATTTAGCCCAGGTGTTCTGCATGGCAAGCAGCTAATGCTGTCAAGCTCTAATAATAGCAATGACTAGGTAAATGTCATATTAATGTAATGCATtgtatgtatttgtattttatataattaccCTTCCTCTCCAACTTCATAATTTCTTGAATTGCAGTCTGTTGCCCGAATTGGCCAAACCGGAACCAAATCAGTGTTTGCACAGAGTGGAAACAGCAGAGATGTTATACCAGTACCTTTTAATCAGACGCAAACCACTGCCCCACAAACCAGGTGGGTATGTGGCCCTCCTGTGCCAAATGGGAATTGAGGGGATTGTCACTTGCCCATTTTAGTGCTCAAGTTTTACTTATTATGTGTGCGATCCTTAAATACTCTGGGCTTAGTTTCTGTTCATGTCTGAAGATTCGGATTCAGTGTTTTCTCTGTCAAATTTTCCACCCTGCTACCTACTGTAGAGGTTACTTTTAATCTATATATTTTAAATCTGAACTTCTGGGAAATTCATTGTTAATTGATAGTTCCCTCCGACCCTCCCCTTCATTCCCTGTTGTCTTTGGAAGTGCAACACCCCAAGTGCTGAGTCCGACCATTGCTGCGCCACCGAACGTGCAGCCACGGAGGAGCTCCAGATTGTTTACTAGTGCCAGTTCTACTGCCAAGGTACCTGTACCTTATActagggatgggccgatccagatttttttcagttccgatacTCAACTGctgataccgatacagattccgatacaagagatCTTTTTACTTAAATGATTATAACTAAATTACGCTACCAGTAACATACATAATGTGCCGTTCCACTTgattttccactaaacgctACTTCCACCCTCAAAactgtttttacaaagatttcaaatcgctgtgctactagttgctgttaaaagtgtaaaatactcccagatcatCACGTCTTACCTtgcgctcctcgtactgcgaagggtatgcgcatgacgtcacagcaggtgGAGTCATCGAGTAGCCAAAAAAAGCGGAGTGGCAGCGTTAGCGTTCTATTTGAATCCCgcaaaaaaacatgtaaaatgtgatgagctgtcgtgcgattgattgtacaaatacatttaacacaaaatagGTGGTCATTTAGagactgccaaaaactaaatgaGTAAGTATCGGATGTGGATCTGTCACGTGTAGCTGATACCTGATCCATCAAAAACATCTCTACCTTATTTATTGTAGTATGACTGAAACAAAAATATTCTTAACATAATTAAAACATAAACCTTTAATGGATTTCAATGCTTTGAATCTTCTGTGTTAAAGTGAAACATGATACAGTGAAATGGAAGTGTCTATGCATATCAAGACAGTCTTCAATTGCAGGAGAACAGCAAGAAGCTGAAAATGAAGTTTCCCACCAAAATCCCCAACCGCAAAACGAAATCTAAAACAAGCAAAGGGGGCATAACTCCATCTAACATGAACGACAGCATAGAGATCCTGAAGCTTGACTCGTCCATCCTGTCTGAAGGGAAGGCCAACGTGGTCACGCCACAGTTACAGGCATTCACTCTTCAGAAGGCAGCTGCGGGTAGGTGCTGCCATTTAAATGATCTTGTACCTGGCCTGTGTGTTTCCTAGGAAATTGGATGTTTAATATGATCATATATTCCTTTTGTAATGAGTGTTTCTTACTACAGATGTCAATTCTGCCTGAAATGCCCATTTGAGTTTTGCTAGTCTTTCTTCATATTATACTCAATTTCGCCCCCACCATGTCCATGGAGAAATGTGTATGGAGCATGGATCAAAATATTCTGCTCTGCATCCAAGATGTGATATTTGTTATTGCAAAAGGATAACACAAAAATTAAAGTAGCttgaataaattaaattgaaaCGACTAAAGAGCTGAAATGCAGTAATGCAATAATGTTTAACAGCATGTTACTTGAGAAGttatggtgatttttttttttttttgtcaaccTGATCCTAACAATACTTTTCTGGCTTGTAAGCtcttgcatttatttccacacacagagacatcACGCCTTGCTGCAAGAGGAAaacttaaaacattaaaagtAGTATTAAAATGTGCATATGAAACTAGAAGCAGCAGCATAATCTGCTCTTACATTTGTTGCAATGAGTTGTGCTAACAAATCACTTCCTTTTTCTCAATATTGTCAATGGAATCGAAAATATTTCCATGATGTGAAATATGAATCTCTTCTGCTTATCAGTTCTTGTTCGcctcatttttataaaatttttcACAAATGTGCCACAATATGACTGAATtaggatgaaaatgattgatTGGCTCAGGGAGTGTGTGCAGAGCTCACACAAATTTTTTAAACCAAATATAGTGCAAACATTAGAGAATGGATTAATCACAACTAATTATGTTGCTGCCAGGTAATTGAAATGGCTcattattagattttttttaattttaatttttttattcacaCTAATATTTGAACATACAGGATTATTCACTTATCTCTATTTCAAACCtgggggtgttccacgaagcagggTTTCTTGCTTAGATATCTTGTTTGATTTAAGGTACTCTGggttaaatggtctttatcttctttcactttcatttagcccatactaccttaaatccaagaaGTTATCCAGAATAGCCCCCTGGTCTGAGGTGCttcaataaataacaataaatacacataaatGACACCTGAAAGATGACACAGGTCTCAACTAGGGCACGATGTACACACAGGCAGTGCCAGAAAATGTAACGCATTGTACACTTGCTCaaaatttttttcttttttttttctttttttggaacATGTGATACTTCGTTCAGCAGAGACAGACATTTTATGTTTTCCTCTTGAGAACCATTGATGTGAATAAATAAAAGCGTAATTCATTCTGACCTTGTCCTGATTTGAGTATTTGAGAAATTTTAATATTGATATATGTTTTACAGTGACCTAAAATTGTTTTTCAACCATATTGAACAAAGTGACGGGGCTAATCTTAGTTTTAGAAGCGATCGTTTTGacatactggaattgtagaaaaTTTTTGCAAAATGGTTTGTCATATTGTTGTAGGCTACTCTGAGAGGCTAAAGAGCACATATCTGTGGTAAACCTCGCATTACTGAGTCTGTCAAACCTGAACGTCTACTTTACAGatatttgcattgcagtcttGCTGTGGTGATTGTTTCTTTGCAATACTGACAGtcaactgcattttcattcactttaaaTGTAAAGTGTTTCCACACATGATGCTATCTGTCTTTATTGGGACCTTCATCCTCTGTGCCCCATCTTTCTTCTACCATATTGCTGAGTAATTGATTAGGATAACTAATTTATACTTTTTCATAAGTAATTGGGGTTAATCAAGTAATTGTGACATCTCTGGCCTCACCTTCAGTTAAGCATCAGTAATTGACAGTTAATTTGCAAGATTTTAAGAAAATTGagctttaattatttttttcttcttctttttttccttttttgcagATGGGCTGATGAGCCTGATGCGAGAGATGGGGAAGGGATACTTAGCACTTTGTACCTACAACTGCAAAGAGGCCATCAACATCCTGAGCCAGCTTCCCTCTCATCATTATAACACGGGCTGGGTTCTGGGTCAGATAGGACGAGCGCACTTTGAGCTGGCTGAATACATGCAGGTAAGCAGCTGCTGTCTGCTTCTGTAGTCATGGCAGGAAATGTAAACCAGTGATCTTATTGGCAGATTTTCAGTATAACTCTTTAAAACTGTTATTGCAGTATTTTTTCtttgttgcatttttaataactcTGTCCTGTGCACCTGTACAACACCAACATAAAGGACATGCATACTATTAAAGTTCATGGATTAAACCCACAAAAACACACTTGTTTCTGTAATTGCTGAAGAGATATTTAGTTTCCTTATGTATTATAGGAAAGGTTAAGGCATACTAATGCCAGACAGCATATCTGGTTGCTTTGTTGTTAGCATAAAAAGTTAGTTGTGTTGTATACTTCTATTTATGGGTGGGAGATTTGGATCGTGAGCAATTTAAAATGTCCCCAAGATCTTCCTTTATGGAGAGTTCGTTAGTACCATGCTATGGTGGGCATACTTTCACTTGCATTTCTATAGCGCATACACATATCTACGGTTGTTTTGTCAGCCAGATCCATTTCGACACACCAATAAACTGGTAATAGCAAATAGTTGGTACTGCTTTGGATTTCTTCCTTTCTCCCTTTCCTGCCCTCGTTCCAACATGCAACACATTCCCTATTTGACAAAAATGTCGTAGAGGGCATGGAGGAGTTGGTCCCTAAAAAGAATTTGACATTGGTAATATGGCACTTGTTTTGATTTTCCAAAACTGACACTGCACAAAGTTATTTGCAAAATTTGCAAAGATAATGTCGGATGGTAACAAGACGAGCCTTTTTAGCCATCTCAAAAGAATGCGGGAAAGGGTATggtgttgtttttgtgttttaggTTGTATTACCTTATcgtagggctgcatgatatcacATCGCGATGTACATGTGATTATGTGGAGTAATAATCACCAGGGGTTTAGACGATGGGCAAAACATTTGTGCAACCACCAGCTTTTCGGTACTATATGGACTTTTacttacacccacaatttgataagcagattagaagtacacataaaacattaacaaaatgtGTATTGTgctgcccaaaagttagtaaccTGTATAAGTtcggcatatccttatgtttatggAATTCCGTTAGTGGAGCacgccacatgctactgttCTGGTAAATCTTGGAagtgataagcactgaagtgcggtgaagaaagggacagctcagcagccacaacatcttctGCAAGAGGAGATAGCGTGGATTAACAAGGTAAAAAAGACAGTGGCAGTACTTCTTGCAGTTTAACACATTTATGAAACATAAGGATAtcctgaatttatacagattactactATTTTTGGCCCAGTACTAACCTGCATACCGaattgtgggcgtaagtaaACGTCCATATTGTACCAAAAAGCTGGTGTCTGGGCAGATGTTTAGCCCCTCATCCAAaaccctggtgattattgcgcatgcgccaTATAATTCCGAGTATGTTCCAAtgtgatattgtgcagccctactTTATAGggctatattttttttataagagAATTAGTTTGATTCTACTGTTCAATAGCTTGCAAAATAGTCTTAAAACCAACACAAAAAAGAATCGCTATAAGATAGTGGATCATGATCCTGCCTCAAAAAATCATGATATATTTTTGTCACATCACCCACCCCTACATCAATTTGTGTGTAAACAGTCAACATGTACAGTTGAACATAAGTTATgaaattttatacagtttgtgaaatttcaaTGGCTTTAATCTGTATCCCCTCTTTGCAGGCTGAGCGGATATTTTCTGAGGTCCGTCGTATCGAGAGCTATCAGGTGGAAGGGATGGAGATTTACTCTACCACTCTTTGGCATCTCCAGAAAGATGTGGCGTTATCAGCCTTATCTAAAGAGCTCACAGATATGGACAAGAACTCACCAGAAGTATGTGCCTAGCCCATTCTCGTTTGTGTAGGTGGCTATGAATCTTAGTCTAGGTTCAGGCCAACCAAGAGGACTATGAAACATACATGTGGTTATTAATATACAGTGGTGCCTTGGAACATGAACTTAATTCGTTCCAGATGGCTGGTCAAGTTGCGATTTGGTCAAAGTCCAAGTcaaatttccccataagaaataatataatttaactTGATCCATTCCATATCcccaaatgattgcctatttaaacttaACTGCCTACCTAATGATgaaaagcattaacaatcatTATAAAACACATACTAAAGcattaaacagaaaataaatggcAATCCCATACTCCAAAGCTagagcagacacacatgcaccacCTTCAAGTCTCACTATAATTTCCTTTTCAAGTTCTACAGTTACTCACTTTTACTCTTTGGGTCATAGTTACTGTATTACTAAATGTTTTGTAGATAAAGCACTAAAAATTCACACAACACAGAAACGCAGCTTTCGCATGGTGAACTCAGTGGTAAAGTACAGCAACACTGACAGCAATTTATAGGCATCAGCATCCCATAGGTCCGTGTGCCTTTATTTCAGCCCGTCAGAGACGCGTCTCGATcctacaagttttagcaggtctgTTGGGTTCAGAGTTTTCGGGCAAGTTGCTGTTAGATTTTTCTTGACGGACTCATTCAAGGTCCATATTGGTAGAGTTGAATGCATCTCGACACATACAAGTTTTAGCAAGAACAGTCAAGTTCCAAGATTTCGGTCTAGGTACAagttggggggaaaaaaattcaacagaccTGTTCAACGTCTGAGTTAGTCGAGTTAAGGTGTTTGAGTTCCAAGGTTCTGAAGTTTCAaacattcatattttttttttgttatcctTTGCCGTTTCCATTTGTCCATGAGAATGAGTAATGTTTATATTAGTCCTCTTCAAGACTACAAAAGAAGCTCCCTTCCTAGGGACTTTTGATATGTTTTGAAAATGGTTTAGTTATATGCACACAATAGTCCCAGAAATATTTGTTCATGCAGTACGTGCGAGATGAATTCCTGGTGATGCAATTTGTCAACTGGTGTTTACAGGCCTGGTGTGTTGCTGGAAACTGCTTCAGCCTTCAGCGGGAGCATGATATCGCCATCAAATTCTTTCAGAGGGCCATCCAAGTAGACCCCAGCTTTGCCTATGCATACACGCTGCTGGGCCACGAATTTGTATTAACAGAAGAGCTGGAGAAGGCACTTGCTTGTTTCAGGAATGCAATCCGTGTCAACACCCGTCACTACAATGCATGGTAGGGGGCTTAATGTGTGGAGTTCCCATTACTCATTAAAGCAGGTAGTAAGTATGGCGCTGGCTAAACCTCATCATCCCCCTATGATTTCTCTGACCACCTAGGTATGGATTGGGAATGATCTATTACAAACAGGAGAAGTTCAACTTAGCGGAAATCCACTTCAAAAAAGCCCTCAGTATCAACCCCCAGAGTTCTGTCCTCCTCTGTCACATTGGTGTAGTAAGTAAATGAAGATGAGCCACCCATAACCATTTTCCCAGACAgtgcaacaaaataaaatagtaaatacGTAAGAAATGCTAGAAGTTGAACTTTTGGGCTGTGGGTTTACAAGATTTTATAAaggaatttcttgaaagtctcCAAGACTATTCCTTCAATTTTGATGTAAATTTGTATATCATTGAAAATATCTGAGTTCAGCAGAGTTGGAGATTTTTGTATTTGCCGTGAAATCTGTCTCCTTTACAGGTACAGCATGCATTAAAAAAGTCTGACCATGCATTGGAAACTCTGAACAAAGCCATTGATATTGACCCCAAGAATCCGCTATGCAAGTTTCACAGGGCCTCTATTCTCTTCGCTAATGAAAAGTACAAGGTAACACGTTAATTGTTTTGACGAAAGTGTTTTTTGTCTACTATGCCAATTCTTCTACCCAAATAGTCTGCACTATATTTACAAGTATGAATGTTTCCTAATTGTTAACGAGAGTGTCATTTCAAAATGTTTGTTTAATGCTGAGGTATTCAGCTGTTAACCCAGTCTCCCTAATCGATGGCTGGCTTCACTGCCGGCA includes:
- the cdc27 gene encoding cell division cycle protein 27 homolog, with translation MTVLQEPVQAAVWHALNHYAYRDAAFLAERLYAEVHSEEALFLLATCYYRSGKAYKAYRLLKGHSCTTPQCKYLLAKCCVDLSKLAEGEQVLTGGVLNKQKSQDDIVAEFGDLACYTLALMGQIYCKTDRLAKGSECYQKSLSLNPFLWSPFESLCQIGEKPDPDQLFKLTSLQNFSSSISQPPVGLVHTPSHNVCHRQVETVLMETPQDTLELNRLNLESSNSKYSSLNMDSSVSYIDASVISPDSVPLGTGSSLLSKQVQNKPKSGRSLLGGPAALSPLTPSFGILPLEPSPGDPSYLQNFTNTGSVMEPPPSGAPQKKSVARIGQTGTKSVFAQSGNSRDVIPVPFNQTQTTAPQTSATPQVLSPTIAAPPNVQPRRSSRLFTSASSTAKENSKKLKMKFPTKIPNRKTKSKTSKGGITPSNMNDSIEILKLDSSILSEGKANVVTPQLQAFTLQKAAADGLMSLMREMGKGYLALCTYNCKEAINILSQLPSHHYNTGWVLGQIGRAHFELAEYMQAERIFSEVRRIESYQVEGMEIYSTTLWHLQKDVALSALSKELTDMDKNSPEAWCVAGNCFSLQREHDIAIKFFQRAIQVDPSFAYAYTLLGHEFVLTEELEKALACFRNAIRVNTRHYNAWYGLGMIYYKQEKFNLAEIHFKKALSINPQSSVLLCHIGVVQHALKKSDHALETLNKAIDIDPKNPLCKFHRASILFANEKYKAALQELEELKQIVPKESLVYFLIGKVYKKLGQTHLALMNFSWAMDLDPKGANNQIKEAIDKRYLPDDDEPVTPDNYPYDSAEAEAEESQESSMTDADDGQLHTAESDEVF